The Methylocystis bryophila genome contains the following window.
GTTGCCTTTGTCGCGTGAAGACCGGGGTCGAAGACGGCGTCAAGGGCCGCCTGCGCCGTAGCGCTGGCTGTTTCCTGATCGGGAAAATCGAAGAGCGGCGAGAACAGCGAGCAGCTTGCGAGCCGGCCGAAGCCCGCAAGCTCGGTGACCGTAAAGTCGATGGAGCCAGCGGGAAAGCGCAGACGGAAAGCGCCGAGCGGAAGACCGGGGTCGACGTCGGCGATCGGCGCGGCGACAAGGTTGAGGAACCAGGGCGTCAGCATGACTCCCACCGCATAGCCTTCGAAGTCGCGAAAGCCGATGGCGGTCACCTGCAAGGCGGCGTTGCAGATCGGCGCGTCGCGCATCGCCGTTGCTTCGATTTCGCGATACAGAGCGGTGAGCGCGTCTCCGATCGCTTCCGCATTCATGGCTCGGCCTTCATGAATTTCTCGCGCGGCGCGTCGCAATGGGGACAGCGCCAGTCCTCGGGAAGCTCGGCGAAGGGCGTTCCCGGCTCGATCTGCCAGACAGGGTCGCCTTCTGCCGGATCGTAGACGTGCCAGCAGACGCCGCATTCCATGCGCTGTGTCGGCTCGAGGTGAATGGCGTCGCTCATGTGAAATAGGCCTCGTGGATCTCGCGCAGGCGCTCAGCCGAGTCGCGAAAATCTTCCTCCGCAGCGCAGGCCGCTGCGGGAACGTCGCCGATCTCCAGCGTGTCGAGAATGATCGCGTCGGTGGCGTTGAAGAACTGCACCGACCAAACATTGCGGGCGCCCGTCGCGGTGACCTTGCACGCGCCATAGCCGCGCGAGAGCAGTTGCACGGAGCCCTCGCCCAGCGTCTGCTGGAGAAAGCCCATGTCCACTTCGTTCATCGGCAGGAGTGAGAAATTGATCACATGCGGAGCGCGGTCGAGGACGGGCTGGCTCATGCGCTCATTGATCTCGGCGAGCAGCGGCATCACATTCATCGCGCCCGGAGGCGACGCGCCAAAGGCGAGATGCTCGGCGCCAAGGCTCGCCGCGCGGCGCACGATCTCCGGTATGGCGGCGATCTCGAGATAATCGGCGGCGAGCCGCCGGGCGGCGTCGAAGAAGCGCACGCGCCACAGGCCGGCGACGGTCGCCTCCTGGATTTCGGCCGTGACGCTATCGGGCAGAGCGGCGGCGCCGCTGACCTCGCCTTGCCCGAGCACCTGGCCGATGAGTTCCAGATCGTCGCCGTCATAGTCCGTGATGTCGAAGAGCCGCCCCGGTTCGGAGACCTTCTGCACGGCCAGCGCTTCGGCGAGTTGCGGCAGGAGAGCCGCGGCGCGCGGGCAGGCTGCGACCGCCTCGGCTCCCGCGGCGGTGGCGAGGAAGGAAAGGCTATTGCGCCCTCTTGTATCCTCCGCGACGGGGCCGAGGGGAACGAGCGTCATATTTTCCTCGACGCCTTCCGGGGCTTCCCAGAACCCTGTCTTCATGGCGCGGTCTCCCTCGATGCGAAGGCAATCTGTGTGCGCGGCCCGGACTTGGCGACGAGGGCAGGCGCATCGGGGTGAAGCATGGCCTCGATACGCGCGACATAGTCGGCCCAGTCGTAGACTTTGGGGAGAACGCCGAGGATTTCCGCGTCCCGCAGAATCACGAGGCTCGGGAGCACGCGGACGCAGAAGCGCTCCTTCAACGCCGGCTCGGCGTCCGCTGCGACGAGCGCGCCGCGCAGCCGCCCCGCGAAGGCTTGGAGCAGTTGCGGCAGAATCACCGCGAGATCGCGCGTCTCGGGGCGCTCGCGCGGATCGCCAGCGAAGAACAGCGCGCTATGGGGCGGCGCGGCCGGCGTCGGGGCGAGAAACGCCTCGACATTGGCTTCATCAACCAGAGGCAGATGATGGCGCTCATGAAGCATTTGGCGCAGCGACGCCGGCATGGGGATGTTTCCTTTTTTCATGCAATCGGCAAAGGGCGTGCCAGTGGCGGGAGGCGCGAGTGGTAAGTACCGT
Protein-coding sequences here:
- a CDS encoding hydrogenase expression/formation protein — protein: MKTGFWEAPEGVEENMTLVPLGPVAEDTRGRNSLSFLATAAGAEAVAACPRAAALLPQLAEALAVQKVSEPGRLFDITDYDGDDLELIGQVLGQGEVSGAAALPDSVTAEIQEATVAGLWRVRFFDAARRLAADYLEIAAIPEIVRRAASLGAEHLAFGASPPGAMNVMPLLAEINERMSQPVLDRAPHVINFSLLPMNEVDMGFLQQTLGEGSVQLLSRGYGACKVTATGARNVWSVQFFNATDAIILDTLEIGDVPAAACAAEEDFRDSAERLREIHEAYFT
- the hybE gene encoding [NiFe]-hydrogenase assembly chaperone HybE yields the protein MNAEAIGDALTALYREIEATAMRDAPICNAALQVTAIGFRDFEGYAVGVMLTPWFLNLVAAPIADVDPGLPLGAFRLRFPAGSIDFTVTELAGFGRLASCSLFSPLFDFPDQETASATAQAALDAVFDPGLHATKATERPALDRRAFLRGRPIRQGLAS
- a CDS encoding hydrogenase accessory protein, which produces MPASLRQMLHERHHLPLVDEANVEAFLAPTPAAPPHSALFFAGDPRERPETRDLAVILPQLLQAFAGRLRGALVAADAEPALKERFCVRVLPSLVILRDAEILGVLPKVYDWADYVARIEAMLHPDAPALVAKSGPRTQIAFASRETAP
- a CDS encoding rubredoxin, with translation MSDAIHLEPTQRMECGVCWHVYDPAEGDPVWQIEPGTPFAELPEDWRCPHCDAPREKFMKAEP